In Kryptolebias marmoratus isolate JLee-2015 linkage group LG4, ASM164957v2, whole genome shotgun sequence, the following proteins share a genomic window:
- the si:dkey-43k4.5 gene encoding potassium voltage-gated channel subfamily S member 2 yields the protein MVKESLPSWVHQDSDEGLVHVNVGGLKRSLCSSTLRKFPDTRLGKLLACDSEEDILQVCDDYDVQQKEFYFDRNPGLFPYVLHFYQTGKLHVMEELCVFSFSQEIEYWGINEFFLDTCCSYRYHDRKLESSRHRSWDDESDVSSVDTSVDEISDLNKDMQHFQEVRYGNIRKCLWLTLENPGYSIPSKMFSLLSIGVVLTSIATMCINSIPEYQTFDSDGKLIEDPITQALEVFCSCWFTFEVVTRLLLAPNRKKFFHHPLNIIDMVSVVPIYITLIFDMTVESESELGDLGRLIQVFRLMRIFRVLKLARHSTGLRSLGATLRHSYREVGILLLYLGVGVSVFSGIAYTAECEEDVGLDTIPACWWWGTVSMTTVGYGDVVPVTVAGKLAASGCILGGTLVVALPITIIFNKFSHFYRQQKALEASVRNNNRKKMKMSCENEPEEDEESDRDSRCLDDDDIDDIEEEDDIDYEDEGGVINYSYVEHPSCSSVMRKKELYQL from the exons ATGGTGAAGGAGAGTTTACCCAGCTGGGTCCACCAGGACTCTGACGAAGGTCTCGTCCATGTGAACGTTGGGGGTCTGAAAAGGAGCCTCTGTTCCAGCACACTGAGGAAATTCCCAGACACCCGACTGGGAAAATTGCTGGCGTGTGATTCAGAGGAAGACATTCTGCAG GTGTGTGATGACTATGACGTGCAGCaaaaggagttttattttgacaggaaTCCCGGCCTGTTTCCGTACGTCCTCCACTTCTACCAGACTGGAAAACTCCATGTGATGGAGGAGCTCTGCGTATTCTCCTTCAG TCAGGAGATAGAGTACTGGGGCATCAACGAGTTCTTCCTGGACACCTGCTGTAGTTACCGTTACCACGACCGCAAGCTGGAGAGCAGCCGACATCGCAGCTGGGACGATGAGAGCGACGTCAGCAGCGTTGATACATCTGTGGATGAGATCTCTGATTTAAACAA gGACATGCAGCATTTCCAGGAGGTGCGTTACGGGAACATCAGAAAGTGTTTGTGGCTGACGCTGGAGAACCCAGGATACTCCATCCCCAGCAAGATGTTCAGCCTGCTCTCCATTGGAGTGGTGCTTACATCCATCGCTACTATGTGCATCAACAGCATCCCAGAATATCAG acTTTTGACTCTGATGGAAAGTTGATTGAAGACCCAATCACCCAGGCTCTGGAGGTGTTTTGCTCTTGCTGGTTCACCTTTGAG GTTGTGACACGGCTGCTGCTCGCTCCGAACAGGAAGAAGTTTTTTCATCACCCTCTCAACATCATCGACATGGTGTCTGTGGTTCCCATCTACATCACCCTGATCTTTGACATGACTGTGGAATCTGAGTCTGAACTGGGAGACCTGGGACGGCTCATACAG gtGTTCAGGTTAATGAGGATCTTCAGAGTTCTGAAGTTGGCTCGACACTCTACAGGTCTGCGCTCATTGGGAGCAACACTGCGG CACAGTTATCGTGAAGTTGGCATTCTGCTGCTCTATCTGGGGGTCGGGGTGTCCGTCTTCTCTGGAATCGCGTACACGGCTGAATGTGAAGAG GATGTGGGTCTGGACACCATCCCAGCTTGTTGGTGGTGGGGAACGGTGAGCATGACCACCGTGGGTTATGGAGACGTCGTACCTGTCACGGTGGCCGGGAAGCTGGCAGCCAGTGGCTGCATCCTGGGTGGCACTTTGGTGGTGGCTCTGCCCATCACTATCATCTTCAACAAGTTTTCCCACTTCTACCGCCAGCAGAAAGCTTTGGAGGCGTCAGTTAGGAACAACAACCGGAAGAAGATGAAAATGAGCTGCGAGAACGAGccagaggaggatgaagaatCAGACAGGGACAGTCGCTGCCTGGATGATGACGACATCGATGATATTGAGGAGGAGGACGATATTGATTATGAGGATGAAGGAGGTGTAATAAACTACAGTTATGTGGAGCATCCATCCTGTTCATCAGTAATGAGAAAAAAGGAGCTGTATCAGCTGTGA
- the LOC108244930 gene encoding odorant receptor 131-2-like, which yields MLVWLALSIINSSMLTTFLRHSLFYENPRYIMFICMVVNDALQLTLVTTLYVVSYIFRKIHASVCCILVMMAVLTTRSTPLILAGMALERFISICFPLRYSQVCTIPRTLILISVILTLTATPPLTDLLITVVKEPPSFFHTIVFCDHSLLFRHWSIYYKNCVFDGLFLSFVVLMLLYTYCKIMLAARAASTSLTSVKRARNTVLLHWGQLLLCMLAFVVPSLQAALISIFPRLSLEIRYVFYLLVYIIPRFLSPVIYGFRDELFRKYWIQHLFCRSQSIVRIRAVVLKPSLQET from the exons ATGTTGGTGTGGTTGGCCCTCAGCATCATCAACAGCAGCATGCTGACCACCTTTCTGCGACACAG CCTGTTCTACGAGAACCCGCGTTACATCATGTTTATCTGCATGGTGGTGAATGATGCCCTGCAGCTGACGCTCGTAACAACTCTTTATGTGGTCAGCTACATCTTCAGGAAGATCCACGCCTCCGTCTGTTGCATTCTG GTGATGATGGCGGTCCTCACCACCCGCTCCACCCCTCTCATCCTGGCCGGCATGGCCCTGGAGCGCTTCATCTCTATCTGCTTCCCCCTGCGCTACAGCCAGGTGTGCACCATCCCCCGCACCCTCATCCTCATCAGTGTCATCCTCACCCTCACCGCCACTCCTCCACTCACAGACCTCCTCATCACCGTCGTCAAAGAGCCTCCGAGTTTCTTCCACACCATAGTTTTTTGTGACCACAGTCTTCTGTTCCGCCATTGGTCCATCTACTACAAGAACTGTGTGTTTGACGGTTTGTTCCTGTCCTTCGTGGTTCTGATGCTGCTCTACACCTACTGCAAGATCATGCTGGCAGCTCGAGCTGCCTCAACCAGCCTGACGTCAGTGAAGAGAGCCAGGAACACCGTGCTGCTTCACTGGGGCCAG ctgctgctgtgcatGCTCGCCTTCGTGGTTCCCTCTCTGCAGGCCGCTCTGATCTCCATCTTCCCCAGGCTGAGCCTGGAGATCCGCTACGTCTTCTACCTGCTCGTCTACATCATCCCTCGTTTCCTGAGCCCGGTTATTTACGGCTTTCGGGACGAGCTCTTCAGGAAGTACTGGATCCAGCACCTGTTTTGTCGGAGTCAGAGCATTGTTAGGATCAGGGCTGTGGTGTTGAAACCATCACTTCAGGAAACATGA
- the LOC108244912 gene encoding odorant receptor 131-2-like, with the protein MVINDGVQLTVAITLFILSYIFYKINVSFCCFFVLVAVFTTRNTLVNLASMAIERYIAICEPLRYSQICTVRRTYMVIGLIWFICVAPDITDLFVTLATEPLSFFHESVFCLRQNVFKNPILAEKRKAFDIIYFSFVFLILVFTYLRIVFAARALSTEKTSAKKARNTILLHGFQLAMCMLSYVSPSVEIILHVIFPGQILEIRFANYLIVYILPRFLSPIIYGVRDQKFRKHLRMYLLCCRCNYTVKKVNPVDRDGM; encoded by the coding sequence ATGGTGATTAATGATGGTGTTCAGCTGACTGTGGCCATCACTCTTTTCATCCTCAGCTACATTTTCTACAAGATTAATGTCTCTTTCTGTTGCTTCTTTGTCCTGGTGGCGGTCTTCACCACCAGAAACACTCTGGTTAACTTAGCCAGCATGGCCATAGAGCGCTACATTGCCATTTGTGAGCCTCTACGGTACTCTCAGATCTGCACAGTGAGGAGGACCTACATGGTCATTGGATTGATTTGGTTCATCTGTGTGGCTCCTGATATAACAGATCTGTTTGTGACTCTGGCAACTGAACCTCTGAGCTTCTTTCACGAATCTGTGTTCTGCTTACGTCAGAATGTATTCAAAAACCCGATCCtggctgaaaaaagaaaagcctttgaCATAATCTATTTCtcctttgtgtttctgattcTGGTCTTCACCTACTTGAGGATCGTGTTTGCAGCCAGGGCCCTTTCAACAGAGAAAACATCAGCCAAGAAAGCCAGAAACACCATCCTCCTTCACGGTTTCCAGCTGGCCATGTGCATGCTATCCTATGTCTCCCCGAGCGTGGAGATCATTCTGCACGTCATCTTTCCGGGTCAGATCCTTGAGATCAGATTTGCAAACTACCTGATTGTCTACATTCTGCCTCGGTTCCTGAGCCCAATCATTTATGGTGTTAGAGACCAGAAGTTTAGGAAACACCTCAGGATGTACCTTCTGTGCTGCAGGTGCAACTACACAGTAAAGAAAGTGAACCCAGTGGACAGAGATGGCATGTAA
- the LOC108244913 gene encoding odorant receptor 131-2-like, translating to MNVTTTVIRDSLSVAITKNVITVVLSLVVIFINSTLVHTFRKHQVFHMNSRYILYIHLVMNDIIMLALTILLQVLSYILFTLNLSFCIILLMIAISSNLNNPLTLAAMALECYLAICFPLRHPQICTVRKTYVVIGVIWLLSFLTILPDLFVILATRPAEYFHSRVFCMWGNIFTDPHLEKKKVLSNILYLVLVWLILFYSYFRILFTAQAVSASAKKARNTILLHGFQLLLCMLSYIHKIMEQGLSSLFPKDTLIIRYMFALLIQIIPRLISPMVYGIRDKMFRQYLKRYLVPVTNTNIHPEKMQKRQI from the exons ATGAACGTCACAACAACTGTGATCCGGGACTCCTTGAGCGTAGCAATAACCAAGAATGTGATTACTGTTGTCCTCTCCCTCGTCGTCATCTTTATCAACAGCACTCTGGTGCACACGTTCAGAAAGCATCAG gttttcCACATGAATTCTCGTTACATTCTCTACATCCATCTGGTGATGAACGATATCATCATGTTAGCACTGACCATCCTCCTTCAAGTCCTGAGTTACATCCTGTTTACTCTTAATCTCtctttttgcatcattttgctAATGATTGCCATTTCCTCTAACCTAAACAACCCTTTAACCCTTGCTGCCATGGCCCTGGAGTGTTACCTGGCCATATGTTTTCCTCTCCGCCACCCACAGATCTGCACTGTCAGGAAGACGTACGTTGTGATAGGTGTGATATGGCTCCTGAGTTTTCTTACAATCCTACCAGATCTGTTTGTAATCTTGGCCACAAGACCTGCAGAATATTTTCATTCCAGGGTTTTCTGCATGTGGGGAAATATTTTTACAGACCCGcatcttgaaaagaaaaaagttctatcaaacattttatatttggttttggtttggCTCATTCTTTTCTATTCTTACTTTAGGATTCTTTTCACTGCACAAGCAGTTTCTGCAAGTGCCAAAAAAGCAAGAAACACCATCCTGCTGCAcggctttcagctgctgttgtgtATGCTGAGCTATATTCATAAAATAATGGAACAGGGCCTCAGTAGTTTGTTCCCAAAAGACACTCTAATCATTCGCTACATGTTTGCTCTACTGATTCAGATAATACCAAGACTCATCAGCCCAATGGTTTATGGAATAAGGGACAAGATGTTCAGACAGTATCTGAAGCGGTACCTGGTACCcgtaacaaacacaaacattcatcCTGAAAAGATGCAAAAGAGGCAAATATGA
- the LOC108244926 gene encoding odorant receptor 131-2-like encodes MNSSSYNYNVTTSLFIIDPVNIATAKNVIVLALGLIINYINSTLIHTFRKHQIFIMNPRYILFIHLVVNDMIQLTMSVSMFVMSYIFFSINAFLCCLMVTFAIFTTLNTPLNLAVMAVECYIAVCFPLRHAEICTIKRTYILIGCIWALSSVSVIPEFLFLLATEPLWLFYSKTYCGGSPLYRHPASLLKRDITYMICLSGVWLTIFCTYFKIFFAARAANSADGKEKKARNTILLHGFQVMLCMLTYVDPVVTRSIMASVPNHFLQIHFVWYIVVHILPRLISPIVYGLRDKTFKQYLKKYYVLCSIRPNNKLFPSVKLRLFF; translated from the exons ATGAATTCCTCATCTTATAACTACAACGTGACGACCAGTCTGTTTATAATAGACCCCGTTAACATAGCTACAGCCAAAAATGTGATCGTCCTCGCTCTCGGCCTCATTATCAACTACATCAACAGCACACTGATTCACACCTTCAGAAAACACCAG ATATTCATCATGAACCCTCGTTACATCCTGTTCATCCATCTTGTTGTGAATGATATGATCCAGCTTACAATGTCAGTATCAATGTTTGTCATGAGTTACATCTTCTTCAGCATCAATGCTTTCCTCTGTTGCCTCATGGTTACCTTTGCCATTTTCACCACCCTGAACACTCCGTTAAATTTAGCTGTAATGGCTGTGGAGTGCTACATCGCTGTGTGTTTCCCTCTGCGACACGCTGAGATCTGCACCATCAAACGGACATATATTCTGATTGGTTGTATTTGGGCTCTGAGCTCAGTGTCAGTCATCCCCGAATTCCTTTTTCTTCTGGCAACAGAGCCTCTGTGGTTATTTTATTCCAAAACGTATTGTGGAGGATCACCTTTGTACCGACACCCAGCAAGTTTACTAAAGAGGGACATTACATATATGATTTGTTTATCTGGAGTTTGGCTCACCATTTTCTGTACCTACTTCAAGATCTTCTTCGCTGCTCGAGCAGCTAATTCAGCTGATGGGAAAGAAAAGAAGGCCAGGAATACTATCCTGCTTCATGGCTTTCAGGTCATGTTGTGTATGCTAACATATGTGGACCCTGTGGTCACAAGATCTATTATGGCATCTGTCCCTAATCATTTTcttcaaatacattttgtttggtACATTGTTGTCCATATTCTTCCCAGGTTAATCAGCCCCATTGTGTATGGGCTACGAGACAAGACATTTAAACAGTATTTGAAAAAATACTATGTGCTATGTAGCATCAGaccaaacaacaaactgtttccttCAGTGAAACTTCGGCTGTTTTTCTAA
- the LOC108244914 gene encoding odorant receptor 131-2-like: MNSMNSMNSSSSNYNVSSSLGGRDTATTAAAKNVIVLALGLIINYINGTLIHTFRKHQIFCMNPRYILFIHLVVNDMIQLTTAVSLFVISYVFYKINASVCCLIIVFAVFTTLNTPVNLAVMAVECYIAVCFPLRHAELCTVRRTYILIVCIWVLSAVSIIPDIFLTLATEPLRLFFSSIFCERDNLFRHPVSLQKRNVSHTIFLTGVWLTLFFTYFKIFFAAQAANSADKSANKARNTILLHSFQLLLCMLTYVGPMIKTYFILVFPQYYVQLFFVWFIIVQILPRFISPIVYGLRDKTFKRHLKKYLLCTIRTDIKL; encoded by the exons ATGAACTCCATGAACTCCATGAACTCCTCGTCTTCTAACTACAATGTGTCGAGCAGTCTGGGTGGTCGGGACACTGCGaccacagctgcagccaaaaATGTGATCGTCCTCGCTCTTGGCCTCATCATCAACTACATCAACGGCACACTGATTCACACCTTCAGGAAACACCAG attttctgcaTGAATCCTCGTTACATCCTGTTCATCCATCTGGTGGTGAACGATATGATCCAGCTTACAACCGCAGTCAGCCTGTTTGTCATCAGCTATGTCTTCTACAAAATTAATGCTTCTGTCTGTTGCCtcattattgtttttgctgttttcaccACCCTGAACACTCCAGTAAATTTAGCTGTAATGGCTGTGGAGTGCTACATCGCTGTGTGTTTCCCTCTGCGACACGCTGAGCTCTGCACCGTCAGACGAACATATATTCTGATTGTCTGTATTTGGGTTTTGAGCGCAGTGTCAATTATTCCTGATATCTTTCTTACTCTGGCAACGGAGCCTCTGcggttatttttttcctcaatatttTGTGAAAGAGATAATCTTTTTCGGCACCCAGTAAGTTTACAAAAGAGGAACGTTTCTCATACAATATTTTTGACTGGAGTGTGGCTCACCCTTTTCTTTACCTACTTTAAGATCTTTTTTGCTGCTCAAGCAGCTAATTCAGCTgataaaagtgcaaataaagctaggaacactatcctgcttCATAGCTTTCAGCTCCTGTTGTGTATGCTAACGTATGTAGGCCCTatgataaaaacatattttattcttgTGTTCCCTCAATATTATGTTCAATTATTCTTTGTTTGGTTCATCATTGTCCAGATTCTCCCCAGGTTTATCAGTCCCATTGTTTATGGGTTACGGGACAAGACATTTAAACGGCATTTGAAAAAATACCTGCTGTGTACCATCAGAACAGACATTAAACTGTAG
- the LOC108244915 gene encoding odorant receptor 131-2-like: MNSSSYNSNVSSILSYRDSASTAMAKNLIILALGLTINSINCALIHTFRKHQVFYVNPRYILFIHLVVNDMIQLTTTVSLFVISYVFYKINVSVCCLIVTVAVFTTLNTPINLAVMAMECYIAVCFPLRHAELCTVRRTYILIVCIWVLSAVSLMPDLFLILASEPAWLFFSTVFCDRDTMFRHPVSIKKRDISYIVYLTGVWLTLLFAYIKIFFVAQAANSADGNAKKARNTILLHGFQLLLCMLTYIAPMLRNSLVYWFPKHYIHVLFVWYIIIQVLPRFISPIVYGLRDKIFKQHLRKYLLCGMRASNKPLLSVKLVMLSRFQITRIGVGSK; encoded by the exons ATGAATTCTTCATCGTATAACTCCAATGTGTCGAGCATTCTGAGCTATCGAGACTCTGCGAGCACAGCTATGGCCAAAAATCTCATCATCCTGGCTCTGGGCCTCACCATCAACTCCATCAACTGTGCTCTGATTCACACCTTCAGGAAACACCAG GTGTTTTACGTGAATCCTCGTTACATCCTGTTCATCCATCTGGTGGTGAACGATATGATCCAGCTTACAACTACAGTCAGCCTGTTTGTCATCAGCTACGTCTTCTACAAaattaatgtttctgtctgttgcCTCATCGTCACCGTTGCTGTTTTCACCACCCTGAACACTCCGATAAATTTAGCTGTAATGGCTATGGAGTGCTACATCGCTGTGTGTTTCCCTCTGCGACACGCTGAGCTCTGCACCGTCAGACGAACATATATTCTGATTGTCTGTATTTGGGTTTTGAGCGCAGTGTCACTTATGCCAGATCTCTTTCTCATTCTGGCAAGTGAGCCTGCAtggctgtttttttccacagtatTTTGTGACAGAGACACTATGTTCCGACACCCAGTAAGTATAAAGAAGAGGGACATTTCTTACATAGTTTATTTAACTGGAGTTTGGCTCACTCTCCTCTTTGCCTACATCAAGATATTCTTTGTTGCTCAAGCAGCTAATTCAGCTGATGGAAATGCAAAGAAGGCCAGGAATACTATCCTGCTTCATGGCTTTCAGCTCCTCTTGTGTATGCTAACATACATAGCCCCTATGTTAAGAAACTCATTGGTATATTGGTTCCCTAAACATTATATCCATGTCCTCTTTGTTTGGTACATCATCATCCAGGTTCTCCCCAGGTTCATCAGTCCCATTGTTTACGGGCTGCGagacaagatatttaaacagcatttGAGAAAATATCTGCTCTGTGGCATGAGAGCAAGCAACAAACCTCTGCTCTCAGTGAAACTCGTAATGCTTTCCAGATTTCAAATTACACGGATAGGAGTAGGGAGcaaataa
- the LOC108244916 gene encoding odorant receptor 131-2-like, with product MNFTPMQGNLTGFTQYQFIPQIMTYVVVMIIGVTTCFMNATMLHTFNKHQILRQNPRYILFIHLVLNETIQLLSSLLLYIFALATIFVSLCVLFLLPAILATVNIPLNLACMVTECYISVCVPLHYNNICTVKRTKIVIGVIWAISILSILPDVFILFITEDPQFISSRVFCDREMVFRSSYSFKKRDATHTFLLVVVCLTLFYTYFRIFFVANAAKADASKARKTILLHGFQMLLGTMAYAHPLLIQFLLYFFPKGRVVIKLTTFVIIQIIPRFLSPAVYGLRDKTFRKYLKKNWICL from the exons ATGAATTTCACACCTATGCAAGGCAACCTGACTGGATTTACTCAATACCAGTTTATACCACAAATTATGACATATGTGGTTGTGATGATAATCGGCGTCACCACCTGCTTTATGAATGCTACAATGCTCCATACGTTCAATAAGCATCAA ATCCTCAGGCAGAACCCTCGCTACATCCTTTTCATCCATTTGGTGCTAAACGAAACGATCCAGCTTTTGTCCAGCCTTTTGCTCTACATCTTTGCTTTGGCCACCATCTTCGTCTCCCTCTGTGTACTCTTCCTCCTGCCTGCCATCCTCGCCACCGTAAACATCCCTCTGAATTTAGCCTGTATGGTTACAGAATGTtacatttctgtctgtgttccCCTCCACTACAACAACATATGTActgttaaaagaacaaaaattgTAATTGGTGTCATCTGGGCAATAAGTATACTTTCTATCCTGCCTGATGTCTTTATCCTTTTCATCACTGAAGACCCGCAGTTCATCTCTTCAAGGGTTTTCTGTGACAGGGAAATGGTGTTTAGGAGCagctacagttttaaaaagagagatgCAACCCACACATTTCTTCTTGTGGTGGTTTGTCTAACACTGTTCTACActtattttagaattttttttgtggCCAACGCTGCAAAAGCTGATGCCTCAAAAGCCAGAAAGACCATCCTTCTTCATGGTTTCCAGATGCTGCTGGGTACGATGGCGTATGCGCATCCTTTGTTAATCCAGTtccttttatacttttttccTAAAGGGAGAGTAGTCATCAAGTTGACAACTTTTGTCATAATCCAGATAATTCCCCGCTTTTTAAGTCCAGCTGTCTATGGGTTACGAGATAAGACTTTCAGGAAATACTTAAAGAAGAATTGGATTTGCTTATAA
- the LOC108244917 gene encoding odorant receptor 131-2-like, giving the protein MNLSSSNVSLITRDSFTNAVIKNLIVMLLGVSINYINASLIVIFSRNQIFYMNPRYILYIHMVVNDMIQVTLSIILFVLSYTIYKLNVTVCCILILITLFTTENTPLNLACMVIECYIAICMPLRHVQICTIRRTLKLIGLIWATSMLSVLPDLFITLATEPLSFFNTQVFCIRQTAFPHPLLVKKRDITYSLFLVFVWSTIFYSYFKILFTAKTASKDAKKARNTVILHGFQVILCMTTYVAPQILGSLQQLFPLNFKDFFFAFYIIVQILPRSISPMIYGVRDNTFRKDLKKHLLCRVRVL; this is encoded by the exons GTCGCTGATAACTCGGGACTCTTTCACTAATGCTGTGATTAAGAATCTGATCGTCATGCTTCTAGGAGTTTCCATCAACTACATCAATGCCAGCCTCATCGTAATCTTCAGCAGAAATCAG ATTTTTTACATGAATCCTCGATACATCCTTTACATCCACATGGTGGTCAATGACATGATCCAGGTGACGCTGAGCATCATTTTATTCGTCTTAAGCTACACCATCTACAAACTCAACGTTACAGTCTGTTGCATTCTGATCCTGATCACGCTCTTCACCACTGAAAACACCCCTCTGAACCTGGCCTGCATGGTGATTGAGTGCTACATCGCCATCTGCATGCCGCTAAGACACGTTCAGATCTGCACTATCAGGAGGACATTAAAGCTGATTGGGCTAATCTGGGCAACCAGCATGTTGTCTGTCCTGCCCGATCTGTTCATCACCTTGGCCACAGAACCACTGAGTTTTTTTAACACCCAAGTGTTTTGTATCAGACAAACTGCCTTCCCGCATCCGCTCCTTGTCAAGAAAAGAGATATCACATATTCGttgtttctagtttttgtttggtCTACTATCTTTTACTCTTACTTCAAGATCCTGTTCACTGCAAAAACAGCAAGCAAAGATGCTAAAAAGGCCAGGAACACAGTCATCCTGCATGGCTTTCAGGTGATTTTGTGTATGACAACATACGTAGCCCCGCAGATTTTAGGTTCTCTGCAGCAATTGTTCCCTCTGAACTTTAAAGACTTCTTCTTTGCTTTCTATATTATTGTGCAGATCTTGCCACGATCTATTAGCCCGATGATATATGGTGTGAGAGACAATACTTTCAGAAAGGACTTAAAAAAGCATCTGCTATGCAGAGTCAGAGTGCTGtga